From the genome of Synchiropus splendidus isolate RoL2022-P1 chromosome 17, RoL_Sspl_1.0, whole genome shotgun sequence, one region includes:
- the si:ch73-261i21.5 gene encoding zona pellucida-like domain-containing protein 1, producing the protein MWLNALLLPLPFLLLTRAQNACVGHPTFRSPSNADIQVMCGSQSIELQILVCPVFFNGYNDSLMSLNSQHSKPECKGTADWTVDPPVVKFNFSITEEGISQCGNNMIMTEEVGTGAFTDFSSVQYVTISGMVCTKDPSNTAITYHEEVMYFFSCRYPLQYLVNNTQMGVAGVSLAVKDNNGSFVSTLSMKLFSENSFSSVLLIPPGGLELKTRIYVEVKASNLTNRFNVILDRCYATASPFPVNTTSYDLFVGCSQDGQTVMGVNGEEQMARFSFEAFRFIHQTDATLATYYLHCVTRLCLSSVCHNLTPNCTGNSRRRRAVQDDKGMTVSDVATVSSGPITTRLHSGNPAAHAGEPKTQADGATLAAAILGATVGAVCLTSLGFVTYNIYKSKMVLGRSILTP; encoded by the exons AGCTCAAAATGCCTGTGTGGGACACCCAACATTCCGTAGCCCAT CGAACGCAGACATCCAGGTTATGTGCGGCTCCCAGTCGATAGAGCTGCAGATCCTGGTCTGTCCTGTTTTCTTTAACGGCTACAACGACTCGCTGATGTCACTCAACTCCCAACATTCCAAGCCAGAGTGCAAAGGGACGGCCGACTGGACGGTGGACCCCCCTGTGGTGAAATTTAACTTCTCCATCACAGAAGAGGGCATCAGTCAATGCGGCAACAATATGATA ATGACGGAGGAAGTGGGGACTGGAGCGTTCACGGACTTCTCCAGTGTCCAGTACGTCACCATCTCAGGCATGGTCTGCACCAAAGACCCCTCCAATACTGCCATCACCTACCATGAGGAGGTCATGTACTTCTTCTCCTGCCGCTACCCGCTGCAGTACCTGGTCAACAACACCCAGATGGGCGT GGCGGGAGTGAGCCTGGCAGTCAAAGACAACAATGGGAGTTTCGTCAGCACATTGAGCATGAAACTCTTTTCG GAGAACAGCTTCTCGTCTGTGCTGCTGATCCCTCCAGGAGGTCTGGAGCTGAAGACCAGGATCTATGTGGAGGTGAAGGCGTCTAACCTCACCAACAG ATTCAACGTGATCCTGGACCGATGCTATGCCACAGCATCTCCTTTCCCTGTGAACACCACCTCCTATGACCTATTTGTTGG GTGTAGCCAGGATGGTCAGACAGTGATGGGGGTCAACGGAGAGGAGCAGATGGCTCGCTTCTCCTTCGAAGCCTTCAGGTTCATCCATCAGACCGACGCTACCCTCGCCACCTACTACCTCCACTGCGTGACCCGGTTATGTCTGAGCAGCGTCTGCCACAATCTCACTCCG AACTGCACCGGTAACAGCAGGCGGCGCCGTGCTGTCCAAGACGACAAGGGCATGACAGTGAGTGACGTCGCGACCGTGAGCTCGGGTCCCATCACCACGCGTCTGCACAGTG gAAATCCAGCGGCTcatgcag GTGAGCCAAAGACCCAGGCTGACGGCGCCACGCTGGCCGCCGCGATACTCGGAGCCACAGTTGGAGCCGTGTGTCTTACCTCGCTGGGGTTTGTCACCTACAATATTTACAAGTCCAAAATGGTCCTGGGAAGGAGCATCCTGACACCCTGA
- the hyou1 gene encoding hypoxia up-regulated protein 1 isoform X1: protein MLQGKLMWASLFCLVVAMLPSQTASVAVMSVDLGSEWMKMAIVKPGVPMEIVLNKESRRKTPAVVCLKENERLFGDSALGVSVKNPKTVYRHLQSLIGKKYDNPQVALYQKRFPEHQLHADPARDTVYFKFSEEVTYTPEELLGMILNYSRGLAQDFAEQQIKDAVITVPAFFNQAERRAVLQAAQMAGLKVLQLINDNTATALNYGVFRRKDIDSTAKNVMFYDMGSGSTTATIVTYQTVKTKESGTQPQLQIRGVGFDRGLGGFEMDLRLRDHLAKLFNEQKKSKKEVRENPRAMAKLLKEAQRLKTVLSANVDFVAQVEGLMDDIDFKAKVTRAEFEALCADLFERVARPVQDALTAAEMTMDEIEQVILVGGSTRVPKVQEVLLKAVGKEELGKNINADEAAALGAVYQAAYLSKAFKVTPFLVRDATVFPIQVEFTRETEEDGVKTLKHNKRVLFQRMAPYPQRKVITFNRYSDDFSFAINYGDLSFLTQEDLSVFGSLNLTTVKLSGVGSSFQKHSDAESKGIKAHFNKDESGVLVLDRVESVFETIVEEKEEESTLTKLGNTISTLFGGGAPEPVANVTEPVQEEEEVPPETGTEGKEEGKDEAPKENQEEPEKKAEEEKGQEKAEESETKGDAKENKEGEKPEGQAEEKDAEKAKSQKKSKISVEITVDLLVHDIVDPTAEDLTSSQKKLQDLTDRDLAKHEREKMLNSLEAFIFETQDKLYQDEYSLVVTEEEKEAISAKLREASEWMDEDGYSATTKQLKEKLTKLKSLCKDMFFRVEERRKWPDRLAALNSMLNTSSYFLKSAKLIPEDDQIFTEVELTMLEKVINETTTWKNETVAQQDKLSPTERPVLLSKEIEAKLSLLDREVNYLLNKAKFAKPKPKAKAKNGTSSEKSSKSNTTEEKVIPPTEESVEPKNETIEEVPPGEAPPTEEKKESDSQSQPTEETATTGSTEETKQENHIGDEL from the exons ATGTTGCAGGGGAAGCTGATGTGGGCGTCTCTCTTCTGCCTAGTTGTGGCTATGTTGCCGTCTCAAACAG CGTCTGTCGCGGTCATGTCTGTTGACCTAGGCAGTGAGTGGATGAAGATGGCTATCGTTAAACCGGGCGTGCCAATGGAGATTGTTCTGAACAA ggAGTCGAGGAGGAAAACGCCGGCTGTTGTCTGCCTTAAGGAAAATGAAAGACTATTTGGGGACAGTGCTCTGGGAGTG tctgtgaAGAACCCTAAAACGGTCTACAGACATCTGCAAAGTCTCATCGGCAAAAAGTATGACAACCCGCAGGTGGCGCTGTATCAGAAACGCTTCCCTGAGCACCAGCTGCACGCAGATCCTGCAAGAGACACCGTTTACTTCAAATTCTCAGA AGAAGTTACGTACACGCCTGAGGAGCTCCTGGGCATGATCCTGAACTACTCCAGAGGGCTGGCTCAGGACTTTGCTG AGCAGCAAATCAAAGATGCCGTCATCACCGTCCCAGCCTTCTTCAACCAAGCCGAGCGCAGGGCTGTCCTGCAGGCGGCACAGATGGCCGGTCTTAAGGTCCTGCAGCTTATCAACGACAACACCGCCACTGCCCTCAACTATGGTGTCTTCAGGAGGAAAGACATCGACAGCACTGCCAAG AATGTCATGTTCTATGACATGGGATCCGGCAGTACGACCGCCACCATTGTCACGTATCAGACTGTAAAAACCAAAGAGTCTGGTACGCAGCCTCAGCTGCAGATCCGAGGAGTCGG ATTCGACCGGGGTCTGGGTGGCTTTGAAATGGACCTGCGTCTGCGCGACCACTTGGCCAAGCTCTTCAACGAGCAGAAGAAGAGCAAGAAAGAAGTGAGGGAGAACCCTCGGGCCATGGCCAAGCTCCTCAAGGAGGCTCAGAGGCTGAAGACGGTACTCAGCGCCAACGTGGACTTCGTGGCCCAG GTGGAAGGTCTGATGGACGACATTGACTTCAAAGCCAAGGTCACTAGAGCCGAGTTTGAAGCTCTTTGTGCAGATCTGTTTGAGAGAGTTGCCCGGCCGGTGCAAGATGCCCTGACTGCAGCTGAGATGACCATG GACGAAATCGAGCAGGTGATCTTAGTGGGTGGCTCCACTCGTGTCCCTAAAGTTCAGGAGGTGCTTCTGAAGGCTGTGGGCAA GGAAGAACTGGGGAAGAACATTAACGCCGACGAGGCAGCTGCCTTGGGCGCTGTGTACCAAGCTGCTTATCTCAGCAAGGCCTTCAAGGTGACGCCTTTCCTGGTGCGAGATGCCACTGTTTTCCCAATCCAG GTGGAATTCACCAGGGAGACTGAGGAAGACGGCGTGAAAACGCTCAAGCACAACAAGCGCGTCCTCTTCCAGCGCATGGCGCCCTACCCCCAGCGCAAGGTCATCACCTTCAACCGATACAGCGACGACTTCTCCTTCGCCATCAACTATGGAGACCTGAGCTTCCTGACTCAGGAGGACCTCAG TGTCTTCGGCTCCCTCAACCTGACCACAGTCAAGCTGTCCGGGGTGGGGAGCAGCTTCCAGAAGCACTCTGATGCAGAGTCCAAAGGCATCAAGGCTCATTTTAACAAGGATGAAAGCGGAGTTCTCGTTCTTGATCGG GTGGAGTCTGTGTTTGAGACCAttgtggaggagaaggaggaagaatcCACACTCACCA AGCTGGGCAACACCATTTCTACCTTGTTTGGAGGAGGAGCACCAGAACCTGTTGCAAATGTGACAGAACCCGTCCAG gaggaggaggaagtcccGCCTGAGACTGGCACTGAGggcaaagaagaaggtaaaGATGAGGCTCCcaaggagaaccaggaggaACCTGAGAAGAaggcagaggaagagaaaggaCAAGAGAAGGCTGAGGAGTCGGAAACCAAGGGCGACGCCAAG GAGAACAAAGAGGGTGAGAAACCTGAAGGCCAAGCAGAAGAGAAGGATGCGGAGAAAGCAAAGTCTCAGAAGAAGAGCAAGATCTCAGTGGAAATCACAGTGGACCTGCTGGTCCACGACATCGTCGACCCCACAGCCGAGGACCTGACCTCGTCTCAGAAGAA GTTGCAGGATTTAACCGACCGAGACTTGGCCAAACATGAGCGCGAGAAGATGCTCAACAGCCTGGAAGCTTTCATCTTTGAGACTCAG gacAAGCTCTACCAGGACGAGTACTCCTTGGTGGtgacggaggaggagaaggaggccaTCTCGGCCAAGCTGAGGGAGGCGTCCGAGTGGATGGACGAAGACGGCTACTCGGCCACCACCaagcagctgaaggagaagctgaCCAAGCTCAAGAGTCTCTGCAAGGACATGTTCTTCAGGGTGGAGGAGAGGCGCAAGTGGCCCGACCGCCTGGCGGCGCTCAACAGCATGCTGAACACCTCCAGCTACTTCCTCAA AAGCGCCAAGCTGATCCCAGAGGACGACCAGATCTTCACAGAGGTGGAGCTCACTATGCTGGAGAAGGTCATCAATGAGACGACG ACATGGAAGAATGAGACGGTGGCCCAGCAGGACAAACTCTCTCCAACAGAACGTCCAGTCTTGTTGTCCAAGGAGATCGAGGCCAAGCTGTCCCTGCTGGACCGGGAGGTCAACTACCTGCTCAACAAGGCCAAGTTTGCCAAACCCAAGCCCAAAGCCAAAGCCAAGAACGGCACCAGCTCGGAGAAAAGCAGCAAGTCCAACACCACAGAGGAAAAGGTGATCCCACCCACAGAGGAGAGCGTGGAGCCCAAGAACG AAACTATAGAAGAGGTTCCACCTGGAGAAGCTCCGCCCACcgaggagaagaaagagtcCGACAGCCAATCACAGCCCACGGAAGAGACAGCAACTACAG GTTCAACAGAAGAGACCAAACAAGAAAACCACATAGGCGACGAGTTATAA
- the hyou1 gene encoding hypoxia up-regulated protein 1 isoform X2: MLQGKLMWASLFCLVVAMLPSQTASVAVMSVDLGSEWMKMAIVKPGVPMEIVLNKESRRKTPAVVCLKENERLFGDSALGVSVKNPKTVYRHLQSLIGKKYDNPQVALYQKRFPEHQLHADPARDTVYFKFSEEVTYTPEELLGMILNYSRGLAQDFAEQQIKDAVITVPAFFNQAERRAVLQAAQMAGLKVLQLINDNTATALNYGVFRRKDIDSTAKNVMFYDMGSGSTTATIVTYQTVKTKESGTQPQLQIRGVGFDRGLGGFEMDLRLRDHLAKLFNEQKKSKKEVRENPRAMAKLLKEAQRLKTVLSANVDFVAQVEGLMDDIDFKAKVTRAEFEALCADLFERVARPVQDALTAAEMTMDEIEQVILVGGSTRVPKVQEVLLKAVGKEELGKNINADEAAALGAVYQAAYLSKAFKVTPFLVRDATVFPIQVEFTRETEEDGVKTLKHNKRVLFQRMAPYPQRKVITFNRYSDDFSFAINYGDLSFLTQEDLSVFGSLNLTTVKLSGVGSSFQKHSDAESKGIKAHFNKDESGVLVLDRVESVFETIVEEKEEESTLTKLGNTISTLFGGGAPEPVANVTEPVQEEEEVPPETGTEGKEEGKDEAPKENQEEPEKKAEEEKGQEKAEESETKGDAKENKEGEKPEGQAEEKDAEKAKSQKKSKISVEITVDLLVHDIVDPTAEDLTSSQKKLQDLTDRDLAKHEREKMLNSLEAFIFETQDKLYQDEYSLVVTEEEKEAISAKLREASEWMDEDGYSATTKQLKEKLTKLKSLCKDMFFRVEERRKWPDRLAALNSMLNTSSYFLKSAKLIPEDDQIFTEVELTMLEKVINETTTWKNETVAQQDKLSPTERPVLLSKEIEAKLSLLDREVNYLLNKAKFAKPKPKAKAKNGTSSEKSSKSNTTEEKVIPPTEESVEPKNETIEEVPPGEAPPTEEKKESDSQSQPTEETATTGRSDAPFPADGREL; encoded by the exons ATGTTGCAGGGGAAGCTGATGTGGGCGTCTCTCTTCTGCCTAGTTGTGGCTATGTTGCCGTCTCAAACAG CGTCTGTCGCGGTCATGTCTGTTGACCTAGGCAGTGAGTGGATGAAGATGGCTATCGTTAAACCGGGCGTGCCAATGGAGATTGTTCTGAACAA ggAGTCGAGGAGGAAAACGCCGGCTGTTGTCTGCCTTAAGGAAAATGAAAGACTATTTGGGGACAGTGCTCTGGGAGTG tctgtgaAGAACCCTAAAACGGTCTACAGACATCTGCAAAGTCTCATCGGCAAAAAGTATGACAACCCGCAGGTGGCGCTGTATCAGAAACGCTTCCCTGAGCACCAGCTGCACGCAGATCCTGCAAGAGACACCGTTTACTTCAAATTCTCAGA AGAAGTTACGTACACGCCTGAGGAGCTCCTGGGCATGATCCTGAACTACTCCAGAGGGCTGGCTCAGGACTTTGCTG AGCAGCAAATCAAAGATGCCGTCATCACCGTCCCAGCCTTCTTCAACCAAGCCGAGCGCAGGGCTGTCCTGCAGGCGGCACAGATGGCCGGTCTTAAGGTCCTGCAGCTTATCAACGACAACACCGCCACTGCCCTCAACTATGGTGTCTTCAGGAGGAAAGACATCGACAGCACTGCCAAG AATGTCATGTTCTATGACATGGGATCCGGCAGTACGACCGCCACCATTGTCACGTATCAGACTGTAAAAACCAAAGAGTCTGGTACGCAGCCTCAGCTGCAGATCCGAGGAGTCGG ATTCGACCGGGGTCTGGGTGGCTTTGAAATGGACCTGCGTCTGCGCGACCACTTGGCCAAGCTCTTCAACGAGCAGAAGAAGAGCAAGAAAGAAGTGAGGGAGAACCCTCGGGCCATGGCCAAGCTCCTCAAGGAGGCTCAGAGGCTGAAGACGGTACTCAGCGCCAACGTGGACTTCGTGGCCCAG GTGGAAGGTCTGATGGACGACATTGACTTCAAAGCCAAGGTCACTAGAGCCGAGTTTGAAGCTCTTTGTGCAGATCTGTTTGAGAGAGTTGCCCGGCCGGTGCAAGATGCCCTGACTGCAGCTGAGATGACCATG GACGAAATCGAGCAGGTGATCTTAGTGGGTGGCTCCACTCGTGTCCCTAAAGTTCAGGAGGTGCTTCTGAAGGCTGTGGGCAA GGAAGAACTGGGGAAGAACATTAACGCCGACGAGGCAGCTGCCTTGGGCGCTGTGTACCAAGCTGCTTATCTCAGCAAGGCCTTCAAGGTGACGCCTTTCCTGGTGCGAGATGCCACTGTTTTCCCAATCCAG GTGGAATTCACCAGGGAGACTGAGGAAGACGGCGTGAAAACGCTCAAGCACAACAAGCGCGTCCTCTTCCAGCGCATGGCGCCCTACCCCCAGCGCAAGGTCATCACCTTCAACCGATACAGCGACGACTTCTCCTTCGCCATCAACTATGGAGACCTGAGCTTCCTGACTCAGGAGGACCTCAG TGTCTTCGGCTCCCTCAACCTGACCACAGTCAAGCTGTCCGGGGTGGGGAGCAGCTTCCAGAAGCACTCTGATGCAGAGTCCAAAGGCATCAAGGCTCATTTTAACAAGGATGAAAGCGGAGTTCTCGTTCTTGATCGG GTGGAGTCTGTGTTTGAGACCAttgtggaggagaaggaggaagaatcCACACTCACCA AGCTGGGCAACACCATTTCTACCTTGTTTGGAGGAGGAGCACCAGAACCTGTTGCAAATGTGACAGAACCCGTCCAG gaggaggaggaagtcccGCCTGAGACTGGCACTGAGggcaaagaagaaggtaaaGATGAGGCTCCcaaggagaaccaggaggaACCTGAGAAGAaggcagaggaagagaaaggaCAAGAGAAGGCTGAGGAGTCGGAAACCAAGGGCGACGCCAAG GAGAACAAAGAGGGTGAGAAACCTGAAGGCCAAGCAGAAGAGAAGGATGCGGAGAAAGCAAAGTCTCAGAAGAAGAGCAAGATCTCAGTGGAAATCACAGTGGACCTGCTGGTCCACGACATCGTCGACCCCACAGCCGAGGACCTGACCTCGTCTCAGAAGAA GTTGCAGGATTTAACCGACCGAGACTTGGCCAAACATGAGCGCGAGAAGATGCTCAACAGCCTGGAAGCTTTCATCTTTGAGACTCAG gacAAGCTCTACCAGGACGAGTACTCCTTGGTGGtgacggaggaggagaaggaggccaTCTCGGCCAAGCTGAGGGAGGCGTCCGAGTGGATGGACGAAGACGGCTACTCGGCCACCACCaagcagctgaaggagaagctgaCCAAGCTCAAGAGTCTCTGCAAGGACATGTTCTTCAGGGTGGAGGAGAGGCGCAAGTGGCCCGACCGCCTGGCGGCGCTCAACAGCATGCTGAACACCTCCAGCTACTTCCTCAA AAGCGCCAAGCTGATCCCAGAGGACGACCAGATCTTCACAGAGGTGGAGCTCACTATGCTGGAGAAGGTCATCAATGAGACGACG ACATGGAAGAATGAGACGGTGGCCCAGCAGGACAAACTCTCTCCAACAGAACGTCCAGTCTTGTTGTCCAAGGAGATCGAGGCCAAGCTGTCCCTGCTGGACCGGGAGGTCAACTACCTGCTCAACAAGGCCAAGTTTGCCAAACCCAAGCCCAAAGCCAAAGCCAAGAACGGCACCAGCTCGGAGAAAAGCAGCAAGTCCAACACCACAGAGGAAAAGGTGATCCCACCCACAGAGGAGAGCGTGGAGCCCAAGAACG AAACTATAGAAGAGGTTCCACCTGGAGAAGCTCCGCCCACcgaggagaagaaagagtcCGACAGCCAATCACAGCCCACGGAAGAGACAGCAACTACAGGTCGGTCTGATGCCCCTTTCCCAGCTGATGGCAGAGAACTTTAG
- the vps11 gene encoding vacuolar protein sorting-associated protein 11 homolog: protein MAAFLQWRKFVFFDKDTVKDTLDNGKNFALPSNISACDSGRGHIVLGDMEGKIWLLTRSLQLTSFQAYKLRVTHLFQLKQHSILVSVGQDEHGINPLVKVWNLDKRDSGNPLCTRIFPAIPGNKPTEVSCLSVHENLNFMVIGFTDGSVVMTKGDITRDRHSKTLTLHEGTIPVTGLAFRQVAKVTHLFVSTLEKVHCYTLSIKEYPKVELDTHGCALRCSSLTDPSQDSQFIVAGDECVYLYQPDGRGPCFAFDGTKLLAHWHRGYLFLLIRDNKSPNKSAFGSRESTSSDKQLLTIYDLDNKFIAYSASFDDVIDVVAEWGSFYVLTRDGKMFVLQEKDTQTKLEMLFKKNLFVMAINLAKSQHLDSDGLSEIFRHYGDHLYLKGDHDGAIQQYIRTIGKLEPSYVIRKFLDAQRIHNLTAYLQALHRQSLANADHTTLLLNCYTKLKDSSKLEEFIKSSESEVHFDVEIAIKVLRQAGYHSHAVFLAEKHMHHEWYLKIQLEDLKNYEEGLRYIGRLPFEQAESNMKRYGKTLMHHIPKGTTLLLKGLCTNYQPSGEAADRDNQNDSGVLKANSEEFIPIFANNPRELKAFLEHMIEVDRHSPQGVYDTLLELRLQDWAHEQDPKRKKVLQDEAVSLLRSDHTVFDKALVLCQMHNFKEGVLYLYEKGKLYQQIMHYHMQNEEYGKVVEACKRFGGQESCLWEQALGYFARKEEDCKAYITEVLQHIDQHNLMPPLLVVQTLAHNSTATLSVIKDYLINKLQRESQQIEDDQRKIRQYREETAHLRSDIQELKTSAKIFQKTKCNMCNSPLELPSVHFLCSHSFHQHCFESYAESEAECPTCTPENRKVMDMLRAQDQKRDLHDHFNTQLRSANDGFSVVADYFGRGVFNKLTLVTDPPGNKPGGLEVNLHRDMPIHTKRNF, encoded by the exons ATGGCAGCCTTTCTTCAGTGGAGAAAATTCGTCTTCTTCGACAAGGACACTGTCAAGGACACTTTAGACAATGGCAAGAATTTTGCGCTCCCCAGCAACATCTCTGCGTGTGACTCTGGCCGAGGGCACATTGTTTTGGGAGATAT GGAAGGGAAGATCTGGCTGCTGACACGTTCCCTACAGCTGACATCTTTCCAGGCCTACAAGCTGCGTGTGACGCACCTTTTCCAGCTGAAGCAGCACAGCATCCTGGTGTCAGTGGGGCAGGATGAACATGGAATTAACCCTCTG GTGAAAGTGTGGAATCTGGACAAGCGAGACAGTGGGAACCCTCTGTGCACGAGAATCTTTCCAGCCATACCTGGCAACAAACCAACAGAGGTATCCTGTCTCAGTGTACATGAAAACCTCAACTTCATGGTGATAG GTTTCACAGACGGCAGCGTGGTGATGACCAAAGGAGACATTACCAGAGACCGTCATAGTAAAACTCTGACACTGCATGAGGGAACAATTCCAGTCACAGGCTTGGCCTTCCGTCAAGTGGCCAAAGTTACTCATCTGTTTGTCTCCACTCTGGAAAAAGTCCAT TGCTATACATTGTCCATCAAGGAGTACCCAAAAGTGGAACTAGATACACATGGGTGTGCACTACGCTGCTCCTCGCTCACCGATCCCTCGCAGGATTCCCAGTTCATCGTCGCTGGAGATGAGTGTGTGTACTTATACCAGCCTGACGGACGGGGTCCCTGTTTTGCCTTTGATGGGACAAAGTTACTAGCTCACTGGCACCGTGGATATTTGTTCCTGCTCATCCGGGATAACAAATCGCCAAACAA GTCAGCGTTCGGCAGCAGGGAGAGCACATCATCGGACAAGCAACTGCTGACCATCTATGACCTTGACAACAAGTTTATCGCTTATAGTGCCTcgtttgatgatgtcatcgatgTGGTGGCAGAGTGGGGCTCCTTCTATGTTCTTACCAGAGATGGTAAAATGTTTGTTCTTCAGGAGAAGGACACGCAGACCAAACTTGAG ATGCTGTTTAAGAAGAATCTCTTTGTAATGGCAATCAACCTGGCTAAGAGTCAACACCTGGACAGTGACGGGCTGTCTGAGATCTTCAGGCATTATGGGGATCACCTCTACCTCAAGGGAGACCACGATGGTGCTATCCAACAGTACATACG CACTATTGGGAAACTGGAACCGTCCTACGTTATCAGGAAGTTTCTTGATGCACAGAGGATCCACAACCTGACGGCTTATCTTCAGGCTCTCCACCGACAGTCTCTGGCCAACGCTGATCACACCACACTGCTGCTCAACTGTTACACCAAGCTGAAGGACAGTTCCAAACTGGAGGAGTTCATCAAG AGCAGTGAAAGTGAGGTCCACTTTGATGTGGAGATCGCCATCAAGGTTCTGAGGCAGGCGGGTTATCACAGTCACGCTGTGTTCCTGGCTGAGAAGCACATGCACCATGAGTGGTACCTGAAGATCCAACTGGAAGACTTGAAG AACTACGAGGAAGGCCTGCGCTACATTGGCCGTCTGCCTTTTGAGCAAGCAGAGAGCAACATGAAGCGTTACGGGAAGACACTGATGCATCACATTCCTAAAGGCACGACCCTGCTCCTGAAAGGCTTGTGCACCAACTACCAACCCAGTGGCGAAGCTGCTGACAGAGACAACCAGAACGACAGTGGGGTTCTCAAg GCAAACTCTGAAGAGTTCATCCCAATTTTTGCCAACAATCCCCGAGAATTGAAAGCCTTCCTGGAGCACATGATCGAGGTGGATCGCCACTCGCCCCAGGGGGTTTATGACACTCTCCTGGAGCTGAGACTGCAGGACTGGGCACATGAGCAGGACCCAAAG AGGAAGAAGGTTCTACAGGATGAGGCCGTGTCTCTACTGAGGAGTGACCACACAGTGTTTGATAAAGCGCTGGTCCTCTGCCAGATGCACAACTTCAAGGAAGGCGTGCTTTACCTGTATGAGAAAGGCAAATT GTACCAGCAGATCATGCATTACCACATGCAGAATGAGGAGTATGGAAAAGTCGTGGAGGCATGCAAGCGCTTCGGTGGGCAGGAGAGCTGCCTGTGGGAGCAGGCGCTGGGCTACTTCGCCAGAAAGGAAGAAGACTGTAAAGCCTACATCACTGAAGTGCTGCAACACATCGACCAGCACAACCTGATGCCTCCGTTGCTCG TGGTGCAGACGCTGGCGCACAACTCCACCGCCACGCTCTCCGTCATCAAAGATTATCTCATCAACAAGCTGCAAAGAGAGAGCCAGCAGATCGAAGACGACCAGCGTAAAATCCGTCAGTACCGGGAGGAAACCGCTCACCTGCGCTCTGATATCCAAGAGCTCAAAACCAG CGCCAAGATCTTCCAGAAGACCAAGTGCAACATGTGCAACAGCCCACTGGAGCTGCCGTCTGTGCACTTCCTTTGCAGCCATTCATTCCACCAACACTGCTTTGAGAGCTACGCTGAGAGTGAGGCCGAGTGTCCCACGTGCACTCCGGAGAACCGCAAAGTCATGGACATGCTGCGGGCACAGGATCAAAAACGAGATTTGCACGACCACTTTAACACACAG TTACGCAGCGCAAATGACGGTTTCTCTGTTGTTGCTGACTACTTCGGCCGTGGAGTGTTCAACAAACTGACTCTGGTCACGGATCCGCCCGGCAACAAACCTGGAGGCCTGGAAGTCAACCTTCACAGAGACATGCCCATCCACACCAAGAGGAACTTCTAG